A single window of Psychrobacter raelei DNA harbors:
- a CDS encoding bile acid:sodium symporter family protein, with product MQAIAKASQWIGKTFAIWALLSAVLGFIFPEFFASFAKFIVPILGIIMFGMGTTLRTEDFAEIIRRPKVVLVGLLAQFTLMPLIAYTLTMMFKLDPMIAVGVILVGCCPGGTSSNVITFLAKGDVALSVSITSISTLLAPIMTPILLKIFAGQLIEIELASMMLSIFKMVILPILLGLAFHKVLGTKVQIANDILPMVSVIGIAIIIAAVVAVSRDTILTSGILVFIVVALHNCIGYLLGYLLARLSGFTEPQRRAIMIEVGMQNSGLGAALAATYFNPAASLPSAIFSVWHNFSGALVANFFVRKDKV from the coding sequence GTGCAAGCAATCGCCAAAGCCTCGCAGTGGATAGGCAAAACCTTTGCAATTTGGGCGCTACTCAGCGCCGTGCTGGGCTTTATTTTCCCAGAGTTTTTTGCCTCTTTTGCTAAATTTATTGTGCCTATCTTGGGCATTATTATGTTTGGCATGGGCACCACATTAAGAACAGAAGATTTTGCTGAAATTATCAGACGACCTAAAGTAGTTTTGGTAGGGCTCTTAGCTCAATTCACCTTAATGCCTTTGATTGCTTACACCCTGACTATGATGTTTAAATTAGATCCCATGATTGCTGTTGGCGTGATATTGGTAGGTTGTTGTCCAGGCGGCACATCTAGCAATGTCATTACCTTTTTAGCCAAAGGGGATGTGGCACTGAGTGTATCTATCACTTCAATATCTACTCTTCTCGCTCCAATAATGACGCCTATACTACTTAAAATATTTGCAGGTCAACTGATTGAAATTGAACTTGCCAGCATGATGCTATCCATTTTTAAGATGGTCATCTTGCCTATCTTATTAGGCTTGGCATTTCACAAAGTATTGGGCACTAAAGTACAAATCGCCAATGACATCTTACCGATGGTATCTGTAATCGGTATCGCCATCATCATTGCTGCTGTCGTTGCCGTTTCTCGTGACACTATTTTAACCAGTGGCATCTTGGTGTTTATCGTCGTCGCTTTGCACAACTGCATTGGTTATTTGCTCGGCTACCTATTGGCAAGACTCAGTGGCTTTACTGAGCCGCAGCGCCGTGCAATTATGATTGAAGTAGGTATGCAAAATTCAGGGCTTGGTGCAGCGCTTGCAGCCACTTATTTTAACCCTGCAGCGAGCCTGCCAAGTGCGATATTTAGTGTGTGGCACAATTTCAGTGGTGCACTGGTAGCGAACTTCTTTGTACGTAAAGATAAAGTATAG
- a CDS encoding LemA family protein: MSRKSILKPLMLSTVLGMSAMSLSGCGYNNLQAQDEQVTAAWSEVVNQYQRRDDLVPNLVKVVKQYADQEQEVFTQVAAARSRAGSIQLTPEALNDPQAMENYQAAQAEMTGALSRLMAVSERYPELKSDKLFQDLQAQLEGTENRITVARNRYIQEVQSYNTTVRQFPTNITAKVFGMDTKPNFTVENETQISTAPDVDFGE; this comes from the coding sequence ATGTCACGTAAATCAATTTTAAAGCCGCTGATGCTATCAACTGTACTGGGTATGTCAGCCATGAGCTTATCAGGATGTGGTTATAACAACTTACAAGCCCAAGATGAGCAAGTGACCGCCGCTTGGTCTGAGGTGGTTAACCAATATCAGCGCCGTGACGACTTAGTACCGAACTTAGTCAAAGTGGTTAAGCAATATGCTGACCAAGAGCAAGAGGTATTCACTCAGGTCGCTGCAGCCCGTTCAAGAGCCGGAAGTATTCAGCTGACGCCTGAGGCGTTAAATGACCCGCAAGCTATGGAGAATTATCAAGCCGCTCAGGCAGAAATGACAGGAGCCTTATCACGCTTGATGGCAGTCTCTGAGCGTTATCCTGAGCTTAAGTCAGATAAATTATTCCAAGACTTACAAGCACAGTTAGAAGGCACTGAGAACCGTATTACTGTGGCGCGTAACCGCTATATTCAAGAAGTTCAAAGCTATAACACCACAGTTCGTCAGTTCCCAACCAATATCACTGCTAAGGTGTTTGGTATGGACACCAAGCCTAACTTTACCGTTGAAAACGAAACACAGATTTCAACCGCACCAGATGTTGATTTTGGTGAGTAA
- a CDS encoding MFS transporter, whose product MENIIRTRDAALNKGDIAELLCDDSKVARNQIIFICLSYALAAFDFIIYLKLAPTIGTVFFPATDSALLIQLKLIGLVSVGFLSRPLGALLIGRYGDKRGRKPALMLSVSFLSITTFLVAFLPTYAQIGVVAPILFLVIRILQGIAFGAHAPLSWVFIAEHAPKDRLVTYCSLAVAGGIFGSMLAVTCAKVLTGTLDSGAMLSYGWRIPALIGGLFGGLSFLIWPHVKETPIFTNANHNQSANPSTLETQPFVTRSSALMLSIVLSFVRASLIMVIMLLLPKLIALKFYNDPSFLINASLVALVMQILGCVIYGILADKMGTGKVFMLGSMALIVQIWVLYAYLSNGHELYILPMYGLLGFCTGMIGLCTAIFVQVFPTEVRLTAVSVVYNVISALLGAVLPFLLFYATRRIGVAPALYLTFIGMISFIVGFHLYHRETFGELYTGSSNTKKYSLKR is encoded by the coding sequence TTGGAGAATATTATTCGTACTAGAGATGCGGCATTAAATAAAGGAGATATCGCTGAGCTTCTTTGTGACGACAGTAAGGTAGCTCGTAATCAAATAATCTTTATTTGCTTAAGTTATGCCCTTGCCGCATTTGATTTTATTATCTATCTTAAATTAGCACCAACCATCGGCACCGTATTTTTTCCTGCCACAGATAGCGCACTCTTAATTCAATTAAAGCTGATTGGACTTGTCAGTGTTGGCTTTTTATCACGCCCGCTTGGTGCCTTATTGATAGGTCGATATGGTGATAAACGAGGCCGAAAGCCAGCATTAATGCTCAGTGTGTCTTTTTTATCAATAACAACTTTTCTGGTCGCTTTTTTACCCACTTATGCACAGATCGGGGTTGTAGCACCGATTTTATTTCTGGTTATTCGCATACTACAAGGTATAGCTTTTGGAGCCCATGCCCCACTTAGCTGGGTGTTTATCGCTGAGCATGCTCCAAAAGATCGCCTGGTAACTTACTGTAGCCTAGCCGTAGCAGGGGGTATCTTTGGCTCTATGTTGGCGGTTACTTGTGCAAAAGTACTGACAGGAACACTAGATTCTGGGGCGATGCTCAGCTATGGTTGGCGTATACCGGCCCTGATAGGCGGCCTATTTGGTGGTTTGTCTTTTCTAATATGGCCTCATGTAAAAGAGACCCCTATTTTTACCAATGCTAACCATAATCAGAGCGCCAATCCATCTACCTTAGAGACCCAGCCTTTCGTTACGCGCTCATCAGCTTTGATGCTATCCATTGTTTTATCCTTTGTTCGCGCCAGTTTAATCATGGTCATCATGCTGTTACTGCCCAAACTTATAGCGCTTAAGTTCTACAACGATCCCTCTTTCTTAATTAATGCAAGCTTAGTGGCCTTGGTGATGCAAATATTGGGCTGTGTCATTTATGGCATCTTGGCCGATAAAATGGGGACGGGTAAAGTTTTCATGTTGGGATCGATGGCCTTAATTGTGCAGATTTGGGTGCTTTATGCCTATTTATCTAATGGACATGAGCTTTACATACTGCCGATGTATGGCTTATTAGGATTTTGTACAGGTATGATTGGGCTGTGTACTGCGATTTTCGTTCAGGTATTCCCAACTGAGGTACGCCTGACCGCAGTTTCGGTTGTTTATAATGTGATATCAGCGCTATTAGGCGCTGTGTTGCCTTTCTTGTTGTTTTATGCCACTCGGCGTATTGGTGTTGCACCGGCTCTATATCTGACGTTCATTGGTATGATCTCTTTTATCGTTGGCTTCCATCTTTACCACCGTGAGACTTTTGGCGAGCTGTATAC
- a CDS encoding TPM domain-containing protein has translation MQKLKRSWSILSLVVATLLVTPIGLAANTEATSTASSQSSQQFGDQSVEDMVAIAKAGQQNEAINDAVFGNEAITDNLPNMGEARAEDNTQAGSNANVATAEPRQSTAQSVDSDKLILNAPVVDQANIFTPQEKQLLTQRLRHLYDQGLAQAALVTVPSTNGMNIFDYSLQVADKWKLGDKDTDDGLLILVSVNDRDMYILSGYGLEGVLPDAILKGIIREDITPSFKQGDYAGGLVKGINRIEERLVADPDVLAQSDKLAKERAQNQSASDSPSLFGTFIIAMIFGLFITSVLGRILGSFVATGGFIMLALTSGAGLIVTLFMAVFLWLFLITRSSGGGKGGGRGGRGGRGGGVVFFPGGGFGGGGGGFGGGGFGGGGFGGGGGGFGGGGAGGSW, from the coding sequence ATGCAAAAGTTGAAACGTAGCTGGTCCATACTGTCTTTAGTTGTTGCGACCCTATTAGTGACGCCCATAGGTTTGGCTGCCAATACGGAAGCAACGAGCACTGCATCGTCTCAATCTTCTCAGCAATTTGGTGACCAAAGTGTTGAGGATATGGTGGCCATTGCCAAAGCCGGTCAGCAAAATGAAGCCATTAATGATGCAGTGTTCGGCAATGAGGCCATTACTGACAACCTGCCTAATATGGGTGAAGCCCGTGCCGAAGATAACACACAAGCCGGCAGTAATGCCAATGTGGCCACAGCCGAACCCCGTCAATCTACTGCGCAGAGTGTCGATAGCGATAAGCTGATTTTAAACGCGCCTGTGGTCGATCAGGCCAATATCTTCACCCCGCAAGAAAAGCAGTTGTTAACCCAAAGACTGCGTCATCTGTATGATCAAGGTTTGGCACAAGCTGCCTTAGTAACCGTGCCCTCTACCAATGGTATGAATATTTTTGACTACAGCTTACAGGTTGCGGATAAATGGAAGTTGGGTGATAAAGATACAGATGATGGCTTATTGATATTGGTATCTGTCAATGACCGAGACATGTACATTTTGTCAGGCTACGGCCTTGAAGGTGTACTGCCGGATGCTATTTTAAAGGGGATTATCCGAGAGGATATTACGCCATCGTTTAAGCAAGGTGATTATGCAGGCGGGCTGGTTAAGGGTATCAATCGCATTGAAGAGCGTCTGGTCGCTGATCCGGATGTTTTGGCACAATCGGATAAACTGGCCAAAGAACGAGCTCAGAATCAATCGGCCAGTGATTCACCCTCCTTATTTGGCACCTTTATTATTGCGATGATTTTTGGGTTGTTTATTACCTCGGTACTGGGCCGTATTCTAGGCTCATTTGTTGCCACAGGTGGTTTTATTATGTTGGCACTGACCAGTGGTGCGGGCCTGATTGTCACCTTATTTATGGCTGTCTTCTTATGGTTATTCTTGATTACCCGCAGCTCAGGTGGTGGAAAAGGCGGCGGTAGAGGGGGACGTGGTGGCCGCGGCGGTGGCGTGGTATTCTTCCCAGGCGGCGGCTTTGGTGGCGGCGGCGGTGGCTTCGGCGGTGGTGGTTTTGGTGGCGGCGGATTCGGCGGTGGCGGCGGCGGATTCGGCGGCGGCGGCGCGGGCGGCTCTTGGTAG
- a CDS encoding TPM domain-containing protein yields the protein MQQNAKPDLTPAHPNVAEGHTVVSEPSFARWWRQVMFVPILHNRWLSDTVMTRLTNKVTEAEKGHRGEVFLVIENHLPIHLAYRVGSRERAIDLFSEYRVWDTEENTGVLAYVNLCEHTLEIVADRGISTHVSPTVWRAMCDKASAGMAKGNMEQSLTDLLDEIGILLRQHYYLEYDPAGNELSDTVVFLK from the coding sequence ATGCAACAAAACGCAAAGCCCGACTTAACTCCTGCTCATCCAAATGTGGCTGAAGGGCATACTGTGGTCAGTGAGCCAAGCTTTGCTAGATGGTGGCGCCAGGTGATGTTTGTGCCTATCTTGCATAATCGTTGGCTGAGCGATACCGTCATGACACGTCTGACGAATAAAGTCACTGAAGCTGAAAAAGGCCACCGTGGTGAGGTGTTTTTGGTGATAGAAAACCACCTGCCCATCCACCTAGCATACCGAGTTGGCAGTCGAGAGCGAGCTATTGACTTGTTCAGTGAGTACCGGGTTTGGGATACTGAGGAGAATACGGGGGTACTGGCTTACGTCAATTTGTGCGAACACACTCTTGAGATTGTCGCCGATAGAGGAATTAGCACCCATGTTAGCCCGACGGTGTGGCGTGCTATGTGTGATAAGGCCAGTGCAGGTATGGCCAAAGGTAACATGGAGCAAAGCCTGACCGATCTGCTTGATGAAATAGGAATTTTATTGCGTCAGCACTATTATCTTGAATATGATCCAGCTGGTAATGAGCTGTCTGATACTGTGGTATTTTTAAAATAG
- a CDS encoding alanine/glycine:cation symporter family protein, giving the protein MEGIVSALNNIIWSPALIYLCLGAGLFYSIMTRFVQIRLFKEMLRLLFKSKPDNDGISSFQALAVALAGRVGMGNIAGVAAAIGFGGPGAVFWMWIVAFLGASTAYVESTLGQIYKERDVVTGEYRGGPAYYFERALGQKWYGIVFAISSIIACGIFLPGVQANGVVNAVAQVTGEGSLMTLMGMEVGSTRLIALAIILLVLGFIIFGGIKRIANFAEYAVPFMAVGYVVLALLIMFTNFSKVPEVFGMIFSDAFSAQAGFGAAIGWGVKRGIYSNEAGQGTGPHAAAAAAVDHPSQQGLVQAFSVYVDTLLVCSATAFMILSTGMYNIQGTLPDGQFIVQNIAAEVEINSPSFTQMAMESVYGTVGDSFIALAVFFFAFTTILAYYYIAEVNISYLTRYMGKNASKTGLFIVKLMIMVMVAYGALNSSGYIWGLGDVGVGLMAWLNIVGIIIIFFVAKPTLTMLRDYEAQLKAGGGTSDKRFVFDPKKFGIKNAVYWEERYKQTVESNRKNDLK; this is encoded by the coding sequence ATGGAAGGCATCGTAAGTGCTTTAAATAATATTATTTGGAGTCCTGCCCTTATCTATCTATGTTTAGGCGCAGGTTTATTTTATTCAATCATGACGCGGTTTGTTCAGATACGTCTTTTTAAAGAGATGCTTCGCTTATTATTCAAAAGCAAACCTGACAATGATGGTATTTCTTCTTTTCAGGCCCTCGCTGTGGCACTAGCAGGTCGTGTTGGTATGGGTAACATCGCCGGTGTTGCTGCTGCCATTGGTTTTGGTGGTCCAGGTGCCGTATTTTGGATGTGGATTGTTGCTTTCTTAGGCGCCTCTACTGCCTATGTCGAATCAACGCTAGGTCAAATTTATAAAGAGCGTGATGTGGTTACTGGCGAATATCGTGGTGGCCCCGCTTATTACTTCGAGCGCGCTCTAGGTCAAAAATGGTACGGGATTGTATTTGCTATCTCATCAATTATCGCTTGTGGTATTTTCTTACCAGGTGTACAGGCCAACGGTGTTGTTAACGCGGTGGCTCAGGTAACAGGTGAAGGTAGCTTGATGACGCTAATGGGCATGGAAGTGGGGTCAACCCGTCTTATTGCTCTGGCCATCATCTTATTAGTATTAGGCTTTATTATCTTTGGTGGTATTAAGCGTATTGCTAACTTTGCTGAATATGCCGTTCCTTTTATGGCTGTCGGTTATGTTGTTTTAGCCTTATTAATCATGTTCACAAACTTTAGCAAAGTACCTGAAGTTTTCGGCATGATCTTTAGCGATGCGTTCTCAGCTCAAGCAGGCTTCGGTGCTGCTATTGGTTGGGGTGTAAAACGTGGTATTTACTCTAACGAAGCCGGTCAAGGTACAGGCCCTCACGCCGCCGCTGCCGCCGCCGTGGATCACCCTTCACAGCAAGGTCTGGTTCAAGCGTTCTCAGTCTATGTAGATACTTTATTGGTGTGTTCTGCCACAGCCTTTATGATTCTATCAACTGGTATGTACAATATCCAAGGTACATTACCTGATGGTCAGTTCATTGTACAAAACATAGCAGCTGAAGTTGAAATCAACTCACCTTCCTTTACACAGATGGCTATGGAATCGGTATATGGTACGGTAGGTGATTCATTTATCGCATTGGCTGTATTCTTCTTTGCCTTTACCACTATCCTTGCTTACTACTATATTGCTGAAGTTAACATCTCTTATTTAACGCGCTATATGGGTAAAAACGCCAGTAAAACCGGCCTATTTATCGTGAAACTGATGATTATGGTTATGGTGGCTTATGGTGCCTTAAATAGCTCAGGTTATATCTGGGGTCTAGGCGATGTGGGTGTTGGCTTAATGGCTTGGTTGAACATTGTAGGTATTATCATTATCTTCTTTGTTGCAAAACCTACGCTTACCATGCTTAGAGACTATGAAGCTCAGTTGAAAGCAGGTGGCGGTACTTCAGACAAACGCTTTGTATTTGATCCTAAGAAATTTGGTATCAAAAATGCGGTTTACTGGGAAGAGCGTTACAAGCAAACTGTAGAATCTAATCGTAAAAATGATCTTAAATAA
- the metH gene encoding methionine synthase, with protein sequence MANCSHPEHNTKKDLPETAIKKGHNPDNFNLVPPAKFPFKKQQLTARQRIVEQLNQRILMLDGAMGTQIQTFKLGESDYRGERFADFTQDVQGNNDLLVLTQPELIKSIHRDHLTAGADIIETNSFNGTQISMADYAMEHLVPEINKEAARLAREVADEFTAQNPDKPRFVAGVIGPTSRTCSLSPDVNDPAYRNVTFDELVDNYTEALFALIEGGIDLVLIETIFDTLNAKAAIFAVTGVFETIGFELPIMISGTITDASGRTLSGQTAEAFYNSIRHAKPLSVGFNCALGADALKPHIQTLSDIADTYISAHPNAGLPNEFGEYDETPEQTAALLDGFGKSGLLNIVGGCCGTRPEHIKAIHDVMQKYPPRQIPAIAPACRLSGLEPFTITKDSLFVNVGERTNVTGSKKFLRLIKTGEFTEALDVARNQVEGGAQIVDINMDEGMLDSKGAMIHFLNLVAGEPDISRVPLMIDSSKWDIIEEGLKRTQGKSVVNSISLKEGYDEFVKHAKLCMRYGAAVIVMAFDEDGQADSYERKIEICQRSYDILVNEVGFPSEDIIFDPNIFAVATGITEHNNYGADFINATRWITDNLPNAMVSGGVSNVSFSFRGNPIREAINAVFLYHAIQAGLTMGIVNPAMLEVYDEIPKEARDAIEDVMLNRNQGESGQEATERLMTIAEAYVAGGKKNDGTIDLSWREQSVEKRIEHALVKGITTYIDEDTEEARLKYPKPLHVIEGPLMDGMNVVGDLFGAGKMFLPQVVKSARVMKRAVAVLNPYIEAEKVEGEVKGKVVMATVKGDVHDIGKNIVGVVLGCNGYDVVDLGVMVPCDKILDTAIAEKADIIGLSGLITPSLDEMVYVAKQMQERGMTLPLMIGGATTSKAHTAVKIEPNYQNDAVIYVSDASRSVGVVTKLLSQEHRVELLRETREEYQKVRERLANRKPKAAKLSYQESIEQGFKFDWDNYTPPVPNEQGQIIFDNYPIENLLPYIDWTPFFVSWGLVGKYPKIFDDEVVGAEAKDLFANAKALMQTFIDEQLVTPKGVFKIMPARRTDHDTVTVYDKEPSAGGQPTHVFEHLRQQSDKASGKPNYSLADFISPSEDYDDYLGGFTVSIVGAQELSDSYKEAGDDYNAIMVQALCDRLAEAFAEHLHELIRTKYWGYQPTEQLTNEELIKEKYVGIRPAPGYPACPEHTEKGKLFDWLDTTNAIGTYLTESFAMWPASSVSGFYYSHPESTYFNVGKIDRDQLEDYAKRKDWDIKTAEKWLNPNLV encoded by the coding sequence ATGGCCAACTGCTCACATCCCGAACACAATACCAAAAAAGATCTTCCCGAAACTGCTATAAAAAAAGGGCATAATCCAGATAATTTTAATTTAGTGCCGCCGGCTAAGTTTCCTTTTAAAAAGCAGCAGCTTACCGCCCGCCAGCGCATCGTAGAACAGCTAAATCAGCGTATCTTAATGCTAGACGGCGCCATGGGTACCCAGATTCAGACCTTTAAGCTTGGCGAGTCTGATTATCGCGGTGAGCGCTTCGCTGATTTTACTCAAGATGTACAAGGTAATAATGACCTGTTGGTATTGACCCAGCCTGAACTCATTAAAAGCATCCATCGTGATCACCTAACAGCAGGCGCCGATATTATTGAGACCAACAGCTTTAACGGCACTCAGATATCTATGGCAGATTATGCGATGGAGCACTTGGTCCCTGAGATTAACAAAGAGGCAGCCCGTCTTGCCCGTGAAGTGGCCGATGAATTTACGGCGCAAAATCCTGACAAACCACGCTTTGTGGCAGGGGTTATTGGCCCGACCTCACGCACTTGTTCGTTATCTCCAGATGTCAATGACCCCGCTTATCGTAACGTCACCTTTGACGAGTTGGTAGACAATTATACCGAAGCCTTATTTGCACTAATTGAGGGTGGTATCGATCTGGTATTAATCGAGACCATCTTTGATACGCTAAACGCCAAAGCGGCGATTTTTGCGGTGACCGGCGTGTTTGAGACAATTGGTTTTGAGTTGCCCATAATGATATCAGGCACCATTACCGATGCCTCTGGTCGTACCTTGTCGGGTCAGACTGCTGAAGCCTTTTATAACTCAATCCGCCATGCCAAGCCGTTATCGGTAGGCTTTAACTGTGCACTCGGTGCTGATGCGCTAAAACCGCATATCCAAACCTTATCAGATATTGCAGATACTTATATCTCAGCACATCCAAACGCTGGCCTGCCCAATGAGTTTGGTGAATATGACGAAACACCAGAGCAAACCGCGGCGCTACTTGATGGCTTTGGTAAATCAGGCCTGTTAAACATTGTCGGTGGCTGCTGTGGTACTCGTCCTGAGCACATCAAAGCCATCCATGATGTGATGCAAAAATATCCACCACGCCAGATCCCCGCCATTGCACCTGCCTGCCGTTTATCCGGTCTTGAGCCATTCACCATCACCAAAGATAGCTTATTCGTCAACGTCGGTGAGCGTACCAACGTGACCGGCTCCAAAAAGTTCTTACGCCTGATCAAAACCGGTGAATTCACCGAAGCGTTAGATGTGGCACGTAACCAGGTCGAAGGCGGCGCTCAAATTGTCGACATCAACATGGATGAGGGGATGCTCGACTCCAAAGGTGCGATGATTCACTTCTTAAACTTGGTGGCCGGCGAGCCGGACATTAGCCGTGTACCATTGATGATTGACTCCTCAAAATGGGACATCATTGAAGAGGGATTAAAGCGCACTCAAGGTAAATCGGTAGTGAACTCCATCTCGCTCAAAGAAGGTTATGATGAGTTTGTGAAGCATGCCAAATTATGTATGCGTTATGGTGCGGCAGTGATTGTTATGGCCTTCGATGAAGACGGTCAGGCTGACAGCTATGAGCGTAAAATTGAAATCTGTCAGCGCAGTTATGACATCTTAGTTAATGAGGTGGGCTTCCCCTCTGAAGACATCATTTTTGACCCCAATATCTTTGCGGTAGCCACGGGTATTACCGAGCACAACAACTATGGCGCAGACTTCATTAATGCCACCCGCTGGATTACTGATAACTTACCCAACGCCATGGTGTCAGGTGGTGTGTCAAACGTGTCATTTAGCTTCCGCGGCAACCCCATCCGTGAAGCGATTAACGCCGTATTCTTATACCATGCAATTCAAGCAGGCTTAACCATGGGTATCGTCAACCCTGCCATGCTCGAGGTGTACGATGAGATTCCAAAAGAGGCTCGTGACGCCATTGAAGATGTGATGCTTAACCGTAATCAGGGCGAGTCTGGTCAAGAGGCCACCGAACGCTTAATGACGATAGCAGAAGCTTATGTGGCCGGTGGTAAAAAGAACGATGGCACCATTGACTTGTCTTGGCGTGAGCAATCGGTCGAAAAGCGTATCGAGCATGCCTTAGTCAAAGGCATCACCACTTATATTGATGAAGACACCGAAGAGGCTCGCCTAAAATACCCCAAACCACTACACGTCATTGAAGGACCACTCATGGATGGCATGAACGTGGTCGGCGATTTATTTGGCGCCGGTAAGATGTTCTTACCACAAGTGGTGAAATCTGCCCGAGTGATGAAACGTGCGGTTGCGGTATTAAACCCTTATATTGAAGCAGAAAAGGTCGAAGGTGAGGTCAAAGGTAAAGTGGTCATGGCCACAGTAAAAGGCGACGTGCACGATATCGGTAAAAACATCGTTGGCGTGGTACTCGGCTGTAACGGTTATGACGTAGTCGACCTTGGGGTGATGGTGCCATGCGACAAAATATTGGACACCGCCATTGCCGAAAAGGCGGACATCATTGGCCTGTCGGGTCTAATTACCCCAAGCCTTGATGAGATGGTCTATGTCGCCAAACAAATGCAAGAGCGTGGCATGACCCTGCCACTAATGATCGGTGGCGCGACGACATCCAAAGCGCATACTGCGGTAAAAATTGAACCCAATTATCAAAACGATGCGGTCATCTACGTTTCCGATGCGTCGCGTTCTGTGGGCGTAGTCACCAAGCTATTGTCTCAAGAGCACCGAGTAGAGCTGCTTCGTGAGACGCGCGAAGAGTACCAAAAAGTACGCGAGCGCTTGGCCAATCGTAAACCAAAAGCAGCCAAACTCAGCTACCAAGAGTCTATAGAACAAGGCTTTAAATTTGATTGGGACAACTACACCCCGCCTGTACCCAACGAGCAAGGTCAAATCATCTTTGATAACTACCCTATCGAAAACTTACTGCCGTATATTGACTGGACGCCCTTCTTTGTCTCTTGGGGCTTGGTCGGCAAATATCCAAAAATCTTTGATGATGAGGTGGTCGGTGCGGAAGCCAAAGACCTATTTGCCAATGCCAAAGCACTGATGCAAACATTCATCGATGAGCAGCTGGTTACGCCAAAAGGGGTATTCAAAATCATGCCTGCCCGCCGTACCGATCATGATACCGTGACCGTGTATGACAAAGAGCCAAGCGCTGGCGGACAGCCCACTCATGTGTTTGAGCATCTGCGTCAACAGTCGGACAAAGCCAGTGGCAAGCCAAACTACAGCTTAGCGGACTTTATTTCTCCATCTGAGGACTATGATGATTATCTTGGCGGCTTTACGGTCTCTATCGTCGGCGCCCAAGAGCTGTCTGACAGCTACAAAGAGGCCGGTGATGACTATAACGCCATTATGGTACAAGCCTTATGTGACCGCTTAGCTGAAGCCTTTGCCGAGCATTTACACGAACTGATTCGTACCAAATACTGGGGTTATCAGCCTACTGAGCAGTTGACTAATGAAGAGCTGATTAAAGAAAAATACGTCGGCATCCGCCCAGCACCAGGCTACCCTGCCTGCCCTGAGCACACCGAAAAAGGCAAGCTGTTTGATTGGTTAGACACCACCAATGCGATTGGTACCTATCTAACCGAAAGCTTTGCGATGTGGCCTGCGTCCTCAGTCAGTGGCTTCTATTACTCGCATCCTGAGAGCACGTACTTTAATGTGGGTAAAATTGATCGTGACCAGTTAGAGGATTATGCCAAGCGTAAAGATTGGGATATCAAGACCGCTGAGAAGTGGCTGAACCCTAACTTGGTTTAG
- a CDS encoding fasciclin domain-containing protein, whose product MATMPTIALGRLSAIGLTLISISISAPASVVKGDVYSSLEPTTKPATPLYSVPTTALFSQPNRPNNVQPFSYDASENALEMARRNPNLSILVEAIEAAGLSGALRFAGKNYTIFAPDNTAFEAWFNQTTMTKQKLMQNKPLLRILLAYHVVKTPKPLTLAQMHASRLTTFNNHQLIITDQKMIKDGIGRTAAIKIADIATRNGTVHVIDKVLFPEG is encoded by the coding sequence ATGGCAACAATGCCTACGATAGCGTTAGGGAGGCTGTCGGCTATTGGACTGACACTGATATCGATATCGATAAGTGCTCCGGCCTCTGTGGTCAAAGGAGATGTCTACTCAAGCTTAGAGCCGACCACAAAGCCTGCCACACCGCTATACTCTGTACCAACAACTGCTCTGTTCAGTCAGCCCAATCGTCCTAATAACGTGCAGCCTTTTAGTTATGATGCTTCAGAAAATGCGTTAGAAATGGCCAGACGAAATCCCAACCTTTCTATTTTGGTCGAAGCCATTGAGGCCGCAGGATTGAGTGGGGCACTTAGATTTGCAGGCAAAAACTACACGATTTTTGCGCCGGACAATACAGCTTTTGAGGCTTGGTTTAATCAGACCACGATGACCAAGCAAAAGCTGATGCAAAATAAACCTCTACTGCGCATACTGCTGGCTTATCATGTGGTCAAGACCCCCAAGCCCCTTACTTTAGCTCAGATGCATGCAAGTCGCTTGACCACATTTAACAATCATCAGCTTATAATCACGGATCAAAAGATGATTAAAGATGGCATAGGGCGGACCGCAGCCATTAAAATTGCTGATATTGCGACCCGTAATGGCACCGTACATGTGATTGATAAAGTGCTGTTTCCTGAAGGTTAG